From Mus musculus strain C57BL/6J chromosome 17, GRCm38.p6 C57BL/6J, the proteins below share one genomic window:
- the Mrps18b gene encoding 28S ribosomal protein S18b, mitochondrial isoform 1 (isoform 1 is encoded by transcript variant 1) — MAAPLRHTLLKLVPTLLRSSYVAQVPLQTLCTRGPPEEDAPSSLPVSPYESEPWKYLDSEEYHNRYGSRPVWADYRRNHKGGVPPQRTRKTCIRNNKVAGNPCPICRDHKLHVDFRNVKLLEQFVCAHTGIIFHAPYTGVCMKQHKKLTQAIQKARECGLLSYYVPQVEPRDADFGTVHGAVSVTPPAPTLLSGEPWYPWYSWQQPPERELSRLRRLYQGNLLEESGPPPESMPEMPTTPPAESSIEQPGSQSA; from the exons ATGGCTGCCCCCTTGCGGCACACGCTTCTAAAGCTGGTTCCTACACTCTTACGAAGTTCCTATGTAGCTCAG GTTCCCCTCCAGACTCTTTGCACCAGAGGCCCTCCTGAAGAAGATGCTCCATCCTCGCTTCCCGTTTCCCCATATGAGAGCGAGCCTTGGAAGTACCTGGATTCAGAAG AATACCACAACCGCTATGGCTCTCGCCCTGTTTGGGCTGACTACCGCCGCAACCACAAAGGTGGTGTGCCACCACAGCGGACCCGAAAGACATGTATT CGTAACAATAAAGTTGCTGGGAATCCTTGCCCAATCTGCCGGGATCACAAGTTGCATGTTGACTTTAGG AATGTGAAGCTCTTGGAACAGTTTGTCTGTGCACACACGGGTATCATCTTTCACGCCCCATACACAG GGGTCTGTATGAAGCAGCACAAGAAGCTGACCCAGGCCATCCAGAAAGCCAGGGAGTGTG GTCTTCTCAGTTACTACGTCCCCCAGGTTGAGCCCCGGGATGCTGACTTTGGTACTGTGCATGGAGCTGTCAGTGTGACTCCACCAGCCCCCACACTGTTGTCAGGTGAACCTTGGTACCCATGGTACAGCTGGCAACAGCCACCAGAGAGAGAGCTGTCTCGCCTTCGCCGACTCTATCAAGGAAATCTCCTAGAAGAAAGTGGCCCGCCACCTGAGTCGATGCCAGAGATGCCCACTACACCACCAGCAGAATCCTCCATTGAGCAGCCAGGCTCCCAGAGTGCTTAG
- the Mrps18b gene encoding 28S ribosomal protein S18b, mitochondrial isoform 3 (isoform 3 is encoded by transcript variant 3) has product MAAPLRHTLLKLVPTLLRSSYVAQVPLQTLCTRGPPEEDAPSSLPVSPYESEPWKYLDSEEYHNRYGSRPVWADYRRNHKGGVPPQRTRKTCIRNNKVAGNPCPICRDHKLHVDFRGSV; this is encoded by the exons ATGGCTGCCCCCTTGCGGCACACGCTTCTAAAGCTGGTTCCTACACTCTTACGAAGTTCCTATGTAGCTCAG GTTCCCCTCCAGACTCTTTGCACCAGAGGCCCTCCTGAAGAAGATGCTCCATCCTCGCTTCCCGTTTCCCCATATGAGAGCGAGCCTTGGAAGTACCTGGATTCAGAAG AATACCACAACCGCTATGGCTCTCGCCCTGTTTGGGCTGACTACCGCCGCAACCACAAAGGTGGTGTGCCACCACAGCGGACCCGAAAGACATGTATT CGTAACAATAAAGTTGCTGGGAATCCTTGCCCAATCTGCCGGGATCACAAGTTGCATGTTGACTTTAGG GGGTCTGTATGA
- the Mrps18b gene encoding 28S ribosomal protein S18b, mitochondrial isoform 2 (isoform 2 is encoded by transcript variant 2), with the protein MAAPLRHTLLKLVPTLLRSSYVAQNVKLLEQFVCAHTGIIFHAPYTGVCMKQHKKLTQAIQKARECGLLSYYVPQVEPRDADFGTVHGAVSVTPPAPTLLSGEPWYPWYSWQQPPERELSRLRRLYQGNLLEESGPPPESMPEMPTTPPAESSIEQPGSQSA; encoded by the exons ATGGCTGCCCCCTTGCGGCACACGCTTCTAAAGCTGGTTCCTACACTCTTACGAAGTTCCTATGTAGCTCAG AATGTGAAGCTCTTGGAACAGTTTGTCTGTGCACACACGGGTATCATCTTTCACGCCCCATACACAG GGGTCTGTATGAAGCAGCACAAGAAGCTGACCCAGGCCATCCAGAAAGCCAGGGAGTGTG GTCTTCTCAGTTACTACGTCCCCCAGGTTGAGCCCCGGGATGCTGACTTTGGTACTGTGCATGGAGCTGTCAGTGTGACTCCACCAGCCCCCACACTGTTGTCAGGTGAACCTTGGTACCCATGGTACAGCTGGCAACAGCCACCAGAGAGAGAGCTGTCTCGCCTTCGCCGACTCTATCAAGGAAATCTCCTAGAAGAAAGTGGCCCGCCACCTGAGTCGATGCCAGAGATGCCCACTACACCACCAGCAGAATCCTCCATTGAGCAGCCAGGCTCCCAGAGTGCTTAG
- the Mrps18b gene encoding 28S ribosomal protein S18b, mitochondrial isoform 4 (isoform 4 is encoded by transcript variant 4) — translation MAAPLRHTLLKLVPTLLRSSYVAQVPLQTLCTRGPPEEDAPSSLPVSPYESEPWKYLDSEEYHNRYGSRPVWADYRRNHKGGVPPQRTRKTCIRNNKVAGNPCPICRDHKLHVDFRVFSVTTSPRLSPGMLTLVLCMELSV, via the exons ATGGCTGCCCCCTTGCGGCACACGCTTCTAAAGCTGGTTCCTACACTCTTACGAAGTTCCTATGTAGCTCAG GTTCCCCTCCAGACTCTTTGCACCAGAGGCCCTCCTGAAGAAGATGCTCCATCCTCGCTTCCCGTTTCCCCATATGAGAGCGAGCCTTGGAAGTACCTGGATTCAGAAG AATACCACAACCGCTATGGCTCTCGCCCTGTTTGGGCTGACTACCGCCGCAACCACAAAGGTGGTGTGCCACCACAGCGGACCCGAAAGACATGTATT CGTAACAATAAAGTTGCTGGGAATCCTTGCCCAATCTGCCGGGATCACAAGTTGCATGTTGACTTTAGG GTCTTCTCAGTTACTACGTCCCCCAGGTTGAGCCCCGGGATGCTGACTTTGGTACTGTGCATGGAGCTGTCAGTGTGA
- the Mrps18b gene encoding 28S ribosomal protein S18b, mitochondrial isoform 5 (isoform 5 is encoded by transcript variant 5) translates to MAAPLRHTLLKLVPTLLRSSYVAQVPLQTLCTRGPPEEDAPSSLPVSPYESEPWKYLDSEEYHNRYGSRPVWADYRRNHKGGVPPQRTRKTCIRNNKVAGNPCPICRDHKLHVDFRNVKLLEQFVCAHTGIIFHAPYTGEPWYPWYSWQQPPERELSRLRRLYQGNLLEESGPPPESMPEMPTTPPAESSIEQPGSQSA, encoded by the exons ATGGCTGCCCCCTTGCGGCACACGCTTCTAAAGCTGGTTCCTACACTCTTACGAAGTTCCTATGTAGCTCAG GTTCCCCTCCAGACTCTTTGCACCAGAGGCCCTCCTGAAGAAGATGCTCCATCCTCGCTTCCCGTTTCCCCATATGAGAGCGAGCCTTGGAAGTACCTGGATTCAGAAG AATACCACAACCGCTATGGCTCTCGCCCTGTTTGGGCTGACTACCGCCGCAACCACAAAGGTGGTGTGCCACCACAGCGGACCCGAAAGACATGTATT CGTAACAATAAAGTTGCTGGGAATCCTTGCCCAATCTGCCGGGATCACAAGTTGCATGTTGACTTTAGG AATGTGAAGCTCTTGGAACAGTTTGTCTGTGCACACACGGGTATCATCTTTCACGCCCCATACACAG GTGAACCTTGGTACCCATGGTACAGCTGGCAACAGCCACCAGAGAGAGAGCTGTCTCGCCTTCGCCGACTCTATCAAGGAAATCTCCTAGAAGAAAGTGGCCCGCCACCTGAGTCGATGCCAGAGATGCCCACTACACCACCAGCAGAATCCTCCATTGAGCAGCCAGGCTCCCAGAGTGCTTAG